A part of Neodiprion pinetum isolate iyNeoPine1 chromosome 4, iyNeoPine1.2, whole genome shotgun sequence genomic DNA contains:
- the LOC124218235 gene encoding INO80 complex subunit C, producing the protein MVNEEIVELSKKPQPVFKDPTFQQKFRPISSSGKKRIWRSLKQVLAQERSLPWSPEVVLYSSINAPPSFKPAKKYSDISGLPSRYTDPQTKLHFATAEEYATVRSLPMDITAGYLALRGASSIVG; encoded by the exons ATGGTGAATGAGGAGATTGTGGAATTGAGCAAAAAACCGCAACCGGTTTTCAAGGATCCAACATTCCAACAAAAATTTCGCCCCATAAGCAGTTCGGGTAAAAAAAGAATCTGGCGATCCCTGAAGCAGGTGCTTGCTCAAGAGCGATCATTACCTTGGTCTCCGGAAGTTGTTCTCT ATAGCTCAATCAACGCACCGCCCAGTTTCAAACCTgccaaaaaatattcagacaTATCTGGCCTTCCT tcAAGATACACAGATCCACAGACAAAGTTGCATTTTGCTACCGCTGAAGAATATGCAACTGTACGAAGTCTACCAATGGACATCACAGCTGGATATTTAGCATTGCGAGGCGCATCTAGCATTGTAGGCTAA
- the p23 gene encoding co-chaperone protein daf-41 isoform X1, with translation MNTPRRLNIENISRVSCAARYVSLARLFLFAEKSSYKMTQEGQVTPPPVMWAQRSNVVYVTICLEDCKDPTIKVEPDKIYFYGIGGTERKAHEVTINLYKEIDPEKTIQTPKGRNFELVLTKKTLGPYWPHLTKDKQKYHWLKSDFNKWQDEDDSEDEASFGGGGGGNRDLEEMMRQMGGLGGSGDRKPSFDDLDDMGDDADGPDSDDDDMPDLE, from the exons ATGAATACACCTCGAAGATTGAATATCGAAAACATTTCTCGAGTTAGTTGTGCGGCGCGGTACGTAAGTCTTGCacgtttgtttcttttcgcTGAAAAAAGCAGCTACAAAATGACTCAAGAGGGACA GGTGACACCTCCGCCGGTGATGTGGGCGCAAAGAAGTAACGTAGTGTACGTTACTATATGTCTGGAGGACTGTAAAGATCCCACAATCAAAGTTGAGcccgataaaatatatttctatgGTATTGGCGGCACTGAACGTAAGGCGCACGAGGTAACAATCAATTTGTACAAAGAAATCGACCCAGAAAAGACAATCCAAACTCCAAAGGGCAGGAATTTCGAATTGGTCCTTACAAAAAAGACTCTTGGACCATACTGGCCACACCTGACGAAAGACAAACAAAAGTATCACTGGCTGAAAAGTGACTTCAACAAATGGCAAGATGAAGACGATAGCGAAGATGAAGCATCCTTCGGCGGTGGTGGTGGCGGAAACCGTGACTTGGAAGAG ATGATGCGCCAAATGGGAGGTTTGGGTGGTTCTGGAGACCGCAAGCCAAGTTTTGACGATTTAGATGACATGGGAGATGACGCCGATGGTCCAGACAGTGATGACGATGATATGCCAGATTTGgaatga
- the p23 gene encoding co-chaperone protein daf-41 isoform X2: protein MNTPRRLNIENISRVSCAARVTPPPVMWAQRSNVVYVTICLEDCKDPTIKVEPDKIYFYGIGGTERKAHEVTINLYKEIDPEKTIQTPKGRNFELVLTKKTLGPYWPHLTKDKQKYHWLKSDFNKWQDEDDSEDEASFGGGGGGNRDLEEMMRQMGGLGGSGDRKPSFDDLDDMGDDADGPDSDDDDMPDLE, encoded by the exons ATGAATACACCTCGAAGATTGAATATCGAAAACATTTCTCGAGTTAGTTGTGCGGCGCG GGTGACACCTCCGCCGGTGATGTGGGCGCAAAGAAGTAACGTAGTGTACGTTACTATATGTCTGGAGGACTGTAAAGATCCCACAATCAAAGTTGAGcccgataaaatatatttctatgGTATTGGCGGCACTGAACGTAAGGCGCACGAGGTAACAATCAATTTGTACAAAGAAATCGACCCAGAAAAGACAATCCAAACTCCAAAGGGCAGGAATTTCGAATTGGTCCTTACAAAAAAGACTCTTGGACCATACTGGCCACACCTGACGAAAGACAAACAAAAGTATCACTGGCTGAAAAGTGACTTCAACAAATGGCAAGATGAAGACGATAGCGAAGATGAAGCATCCTTCGGCGGTGGTGGTGGCGGAAACCGTGACTTGGAAGAG ATGATGCGCCAAATGGGAGGTTTGGGTGGTTCTGGAGACCGCAAGCCAAGTTTTGACGATTTAGATGACATGGGAGATGACGCCGATGGTCCAGACAGTGATGACGATGATATGCCAGATTTGgaatga